One genomic segment of Brevibacillus laterosporus LMG 15441 includes these proteins:
- a CDS encoding leucyl aminopeptidase, producing the protein MIHIEAKNPSYLEKRIDYFILPVYRNQTLHTQEWSELDATFHQQLSQMLQTGEISDQKGKVTILHTLGQLTATRLVFLGMGEMAELDFISARDAFAKAVQQLKTEASEKSLAILLTEQTNLGPERLTQAVGEAFLLGTYAYEGYRAIPKHKPSFQTVEIVVHEEQEAKAETGLQLAQAFSTGTNLARTLVNEPGNYLPPHELANRAIEVAKRYGMSYELLAKDKLEELNMGGVLSVAQGSAELPYVVVIKYQGKEQWEDVIGLIGKGVTFDTGGISIKPVAGMEEMKTDMGGSAAMIGAMEAIGRLQPAVNIMMVIGCVENMPSGTAYKPGDVITTMSGKTVEIITTDAEGRLVLADCITYAKQQGVSCLVDCATLTGGIVVALGHVATGLMTNNQQLANEMLQAAQYCGERLWQLPTFPEYRELNKSHVADLKNSGGRYGHAIIAGVFLQEFAEETPWVHVDIAGTASQSKTTPLGPIGATGAMVRSIAQFLLQRAN; encoded by the coding sequence TTGATACATATTGAAGCAAAAAATCCTTCTTATTTAGAAAAACGAATAGATTATTTCATCCTGCCCGTATATCGGAATCAGACTCTACATACCCAGGAATGGAGCGAGCTAGATGCAACCTTCCATCAGCAACTGTCACAGATGCTACAAACAGGCGAGATTAGTGATCAGAAGGGCAAAGTAACCATCCTGCATACACTAGGACAATTGACAGCCACTCGACTAGTATTTCTCGGGATGGGAGAAATGGCTGAATTAGATTTTATCTCTGCAAGAGATGCGTTTGCCAAAGCTGTGCAGCAGCTCAAAACGGAAGCATCTGAGAAAAGCCTTGCCATTCTCTTGACAGAACAAACCAATCTAGGCCCAGAGCGCTTGACTCAAGCTGTAGGTGAGGCCTTTTTACTTGGAACCTATGCATATGAGGGCTATCGAGCGATTCCGAAACACAAGCCTTCTTTTCAAACAGTGGAAATTGTAGTCCATGAGGAGCAAGAAGCGAAAGCAGAAACAGGATTACAGCTCGCTCAAGCATTTAGTACAGGAACGAATCTAGCGCGTACGTTAGTGAATGAGCCTGGAAATTATTTGCCTCCACATGAATTAGCAAATAGAGCGATTGAGGTAGCAAAACGTTATGGAATGAGCTATGAGCTTCTGGCAAAAGATAAGCTGGAAGAGCTAAACATGGGCGGTGTCTTATCTGTCGCGCAGGGCAGTGCCGAATTGCCGTATGTGGTTGTCATCAAATACCAAGGGAAAGAGCAGTGGGAAGATGTCATTGGTTTAATTGGAAAAGGGGTAACCTTTGACACAGGTGGTATTTCGATTAAACCGGTAGCTGGAATGGAAGAAATGAAAACAGATATGGGTGGAAGCGCAGCGATGATTGGTGCTATGGAAGCAATCGGTCGCTTGCAACCAGCCGTTAATATCATGATGGTAATTGGCTGCGTGGAAAATATGCCATCTGGAACGGCATATAAGCCTGGCGATGTCATAACAACGATGAGCGGTAAAACTGTGGAGATTATCACCACGGATGCTGAAGGACGTTTGGTATTAGCAGATTGTATCACGTATGCCAAGCAGCAAGGGGTATCCTGCCTAGTGGATTGCGCTACGTTAACAGGTGGAATTGTAGTGGCGCTAGGGCACGTTGCGACAGGTTTGATGACGAATAATCAGCAATTAGCTAATGAAATGCTCCAAGCTGCTCAGTACTGCGGAGAGCGTTTGTGGCAATTACCAACATTCCCAGAGTATCGTGAATTAAATAAAAGCCATGTTGCTGATCTAAAAAATTCGGGTGGAAGATATGGTCATGCAATTATCGCTGGCGTATTTTTACAAGAGTTCGCTGAAGAGACTCCATGGGTGCATGTAGATATTGCTGGGACTGCTTCTCAGAGTAAAACGACTCCGTTAGGCCCAATAGGTGCTACGGGTGCAATGGTTCGCTCTATTGCTCAATTTTTGTTACAACGCGCCAATTAA
- a CDS encoding NUDIX hydrolase, with translation MINNNIPRVGVGAAIIDDNRRILLVLRKKAPEAGCWSLPGGKVDYMETIEDAVIREIKEELNIDIVIDSLLCVTNHIVQAENVHWIAPTFIAHISSGEVQNLEPHALEKVEWFPIDELPDNITITTTYAIDQLKNR, from the coding sequence ATGATAAATAACAATATTCCCAGAGTGGGTGTAGGAGCCGCAATCATAGATGACAATAGACGAATCCTGCTTGTCTTACGCAAAAAAGCACCAGAAGCCGGGTGCTGGAGTCTACCTGGAGGTAAGGTGGACTATATGGAAACCATTGAAGATGCCGTGATACGTGAAATAAAAGAGGAGCTTAATATAGATATCGTCATTGACAGCCTATTGTGTGTGACCAATCATATTGTTCAAGCAGAAAATGTCCATTGGATTGCCCCAACTTTTATCGCCCATATCAGCAGCGGCGAGGTTCAAAATCTGGAGCCGCACGCTTTAGAGAAAGTAGAGTGGTTCCCTATCGACGAGTTGCCGGATAACATTACGATAACTACCACGTATGCTATTGATCAGTTAAAAAATCGCTAA
- a CDS encoding CoA-binding protein — translation MAFTNPTNDERRTILEEAKTIAVVGCSNRPDRTSYMIAEALQHAGYHVIPVNPIIAGETVLGEKVIASLADIKTPVDIVNVFRRSEDTLPVAEDTIKMAHKPKVFWLQQGIYNEEAAQLVEEQGITAVMDHCIKVDHAILVRK, via the coding sequence ATGGCATTTACAAATCCAACCAATGACGAGCGCAGAACAATTTTAGAAGAGGCAAAAACGATTGCAGTAGTAGGCTGCTCTAATCGGCCAGATCGCACGAGCTATATGATTGCCGAGGCTTTACAGCATGCAGGATATCACGTAATCCCCGTTAACCCGATTATTGCAGGGGAAACGGTATTGGGTGAGAAAGTGATTGCGTCCCTTGCTGATATTAAAACTCCGGTTGACATTGTAAATGTGTTCCGTCGCAGTGAAGATACTCTGCCTGTTGCAGAAGATACCATCAAGATGGCTCATAAGCCTAAGGTCTTTTGGCTACAGCAAGGAATTTATAACGAAGAAGCAGCTCAGCTAGTAGAAGAGCAAGGGATAACAGCGGTTATGGACCATTGCATCAAGGTAGACCATGCCATTTTGGTACGCAAATAA
- a CDS encoding sulfite oxidase-like oxidoreductase, translating to MFYGLSRGSKDDRVPPNQKVTTGFPVLHYGNVPEYKDLSQWDFRIFGAVEEEKTLSFSEFKGLSVGEVRNDIHCVTGWSKLDNVWEGVPVEEVVKLVTIKPEAKYVMLHAEEGWTTNMPLEDFMAKGNLFAFKHNGEDLTPDHGYPLRFVIPHLYFWKSAKWVRGIEFLDKDKPGFWEKNGYHMYGDPWLQQRYEWD from the coding sequence GTGTTTTATGGATTAAGCCGCGGATCAAAAGATGATCGCGTTCCACCTAATCAAAAGGTAACGACAGGCTTTCCTGTGCTTCATTATGGTAATGTGCCAGAGTACAAAGACTTGAGTCAGTGGGATTTTCGAATTTTTGGAGCAGTAGAGGAGGAGAAGACGCTAAGTTTCTCTGAGTTTAAAGGGCTGTCAGTCGGAGAAGTACGCAATGACATCCACTGCGTGACAGGCTGGTCCAAGCTAGATAATGTCTGGGAGGGTGTTCCGGTAGAGGAAGTAGTGAAGTTGGTTACCATTAAGCCAGAAGCCAAATATGTGATGCTCCATGCAGAAGAAGGCTGGACAACCAATATGCCATTGGAGGATTTTATGGCAAAAGGGAACTTATTTGCGTTTAAGCATAATGGTGAGGATTTGACACCTGACCACGGATATCCGCTTCGATTTGTTATCCCGCATCTTTACTTTTGGAAAAGCGCAAAATGGGTTCGTGGGATTGAGTTTTTGGATAAGGATAAGCCAGGGTTTTGGGAGAAGAATGGCTATCATATGTACGGAGATCCGTGGCTACAACAAAGATATGAATGGGATTAA
- a CDS encoding DUF309 domain-containing protein, giving the protein MQERYPEQYLQFLKKFNQREFYDCHDLLEDIWMEQKTNKFLQGLLQMAVGLYHLECGNIKGARWMFTNAHKYLRAYSPQYWDLSVDEVLSYLEKCLQALPSSEKIPYDEVEKLDFPYQTFQLITEGNTDEGQ; this is encoded by the coding sequence ATGCAAGAGCGATATCCCGAGCAATATCTTCAATTCCTTAAGAAATTTAATCAACGAGAATTTTACGATTGTCATGATCTGCTGGAGGACATTTGGATGGAGCAAAAAACCAATAAGTTTTTACAGGGTTTGCTCCAAATGGCTGTAGGCTTGTATCATTTGGAATGTGGAAATATAAAAGGGGCACGGTGGATGTTTACAAATGCCCACAAATATCTAAGAGCATATTCACCACAATATTGGGATTTGTCGGTGGATGAGGTGCTTAGCTATTTAGAGAAGTGTCTGCAAGCCTTGCCATCTTCTGAAAAGATTCCGTATGATGAAGTAGAAAAACTGGACTTTCCCTATCAGACATTTCAATTGATTACGGAGGGGAATACAGACGAGGGACAATAG
- a CDS encoding helix-turn-helix domain-containing protein: MSLGQQLKKFRELKSLSQEDIAQKIGVTRQAVYKWENDKSYPDIDNLILLSELYNVTLDELIKGNESFKKKIIIADHKDTGLYVGFVIMFIGLFINAGSISALITIVGFLTMVFYDDFNKIIKSIFSWWDSQKLS, translated from the coding sequence ATGAGTTTAGGTCAGCAATTGAAAAAGTTCCGTGAATTAAAGTCTCTTTCACAAGAAGATATAGCTCAAAAAATTGGTGTGACTAGGCAAGCTGTCTATAAATGGGAAAATGACAAAAGCTATCCTGACATTGATAATTTGATTTTACTTAGCGAGTTATACAATGTAACACTAGATGAGTTAATAAAAGGAAACGAGAGCTTCAAAAAAAAGATAATCATCGCCGATCACAAAGATACTGGTTTGTACGTAGGATTTGTTATTATGTTTATAGGGTTGTTTATTAATGCTGGATCAATTTCAGCATTAATAACAATAGTAGGATTTCTGACAATGGTTTTTTATGATGATTTTAATAAAATAATAAAATCCATTTTTAGTTGGTGGGATAGCCAGAAACTTAGTTAA